Proteins encoded in a region of the Rutidosis leptorrhynchoides isolate AG116_Rl617_1_P2 chromosome 9, CSIRO_AGI_Rlap_v1, whole genome shotgun sequence genome:
- the LOC139866602 gene encoding histone deacetylase 15: MIVLEGCHSDHKVVSNTMQISRLGNGEAGTTNMHDQINPTLVQGFNGRQGSLGSGGIVASTYQGDNGSGDVSGTSTEGVRAKKQMGQHEDMTLQDMYTKEGDFDDEDDSDWDPLESQIMIVKWNCVNCTMANLDDAIYCHICGEHKESGILRHGYLASPIEKADSLERNGKSAASFSQNSASPKMTVVGFDDRMLLHSEIEKKSLPHPERPDRLRAIAASLATAGIFPGVCQPIPAREITPEELQMVHSDENIVSVELTSQCVASYFTPDTYANKDSALAARLAAGLCADLAKSIYFGRAKNGFALVRPPGHHAGVKHAMGFCLHNNAAVAAAAARAAGAEKVLIVDWDVHHGNGTQEIFDQNKAVLYISLHRHEGGKFYPGTGAAFEVGSMGGEGFCVNVPWSRGGVGDNDYIFAFEHVVLPIAKAFGPDITIISAGFDAARGDPLGCCDVTPAGYAQMTKMLMPLSSGKLLVILEGGYNLRSISSSATAVIKILLGESPDSILENSVPSISGLRTVLDVLKIQNSYWPTLGPILLDLESRWGSYAVQEIKKKKKQRFMVPSWWKVGRKKFLHHILSEHHRLNSRKRTRSSLWL; the protein is encoded by the exons ATGATTGTGTTGGAGGGTTGTCACAGTGACCATAAGGTGGTCTCAAACACCATGCAAATCAGCCGATTAGGAAATGGGGAGGCGGGGACCACCAACATGCATGACCAAATTAACCCAACACTTGTACAGGGCTTCAATGGAAGGCAAGGAAGCTTGGGATCTGGTGGAATCGTTGCGAGTACGTATCAAGGCGATAATGGTTCTGGAGATGTTTCGGGAACATCTACCGAAGGAGTGCGAGCCAAA AAGCAAATGGGACAGCATGAAGACATGACTCTTCAGGATATGTATACCAAAGAAGGTGATTTTGATGATGAAGATGACAGTGATTGGGACCCGTTAGAAAGCCAGATAATGATTGTCAAATGGAATTGCGTCAACTGTACAATGGCAAACCTTGATGATGCAATCTATTGCCAT ATATGTGGAGAGCATAAAGAATCTGGAATCCTTAGGCATGGGTATCTCGCATCGCCTATAGAGAAGGCAGATTCATTGGAACGAAATGGCAAGTCTGCAG CTTCTTTTTCCCAAAATTCAGCCTCGCCAAAAATGACAGTAGTAGGATTTGATGACAGGATGTTGCTTCACTCCGAA ATTGAAAAGAAGTCTCTTCCCCATCCAGAAAGACCAGACCGTCTTCGAGCAATCGCCGCCAGCCTGGCAACAGCAG GCATATTTCCTGGAGTATGCCAACCAATTCCAGCGCGAGAAATTACGCCAGAGGAACTCCAGATG GTCCATTCTGATGAAAATATAGTATCTGTTGAACTTACAAGCCAATGTGTTGCTAG TTATTTCACTCCCGATACTTACGCAAATAAAGATTCTGCGCTCGCTGCAAGGCTCGCGGCAGGATTATGTGCCGATCTTGCTAAATCAATATATTTTGGGCGTGCGAAAAATGGGTTTGCTTTG GTGCGTCCGCCAGGTCATCATGCTGGTGTAAAACATGCAATGGGTTTCTGTCTGCATAACAATGCTGCAGTTGCTGCTGCTGCAGCTCGGGCTGCGGGAGCTGAAAAAGTGTTGATTGTTGATTGG GACGTACACCATGGAAATGGGACTCAAGAAATATTTGATCAGAACAAAGCG GTGTTGTATATATCGTTACATAGACATGAAGGTGGAAAGTTCTATCCTGGTACTGGTGCTGCCTTTGAG GTTGGTTCCATGGGTGGAGAAGGGTTCTGTGTAAATGTCCCATGGAGTCGCGGGGGTGTTGGAGATAACGATTATATATTTGCCTTTGAACATGTTGTGCTTCCAATAg CTAAAGCGTTTGGCCCTGATATAACAATCATATCAGCTGGATTTGATGCTGCAAGGGGAGATCCCCTCGGATGCTGTGAt GTGACGCCTGCTGGTTATGCACAGATGACAAAAATGTTAATGCCATTATCCAGTGGAAAGTTGCTTGTTATCCTTGAGGGCGG ATACAATCTCCGATCAATTTCATCATCAGCTACCGCAGTAATCAAG ATCTTGCTTGGTGAAAGTCCTGACAGCATTTTGGAGAACAGTGTACCTTCTATATCTGGACTACGAACTGTTCTTGATGTTTTGAAGATCCAGAACAGTTATTGGCCTACTCTGGGACCCATCTTATTAGATCTCGAATCACGATGGGGATCATATGCTGTGCAGGAAATAA AGAAAAAGAAAAAGCAACGATTTATGGTACCGTCATGGTGGAAAGTGGGACGAAAGAAGTTTCTTCATCACATTCTTTCCGAGCACCATCGCCTAAACTCGAGAAAACGTACCAGATCATCGTTATGGCTGTAA